The proteins below are encoded in one region of Paenibacillus sp. YYML68:
- the proS gene encoding proline--tRNA ligase, with the protein MSKEKQEKQFVKEITPQSEDFSRWYIDTIKKADLMSYAPVRGCIVFKPDGYEIWEHIQRELDRRFKETGHRNAYFPLFIPESFFEKEKEHVEGFNPELPWVTEAGGEKLEERLAIRPTSETMIGHMYAEWINSYRDLPLLINQWANVVRWEKKTQPFLRTSEFLWQEGHTAHEDEADARRETMQMLEIYKDFAENFLAIPVITGQKTPSEKFAGAVDTYSIEAMMKDGKAVQAGTSHYLGTNFAVAFDIKYLDRDNQHTFCHTTSWGVSTRLIGALIMVHGDDRGLALPPKVAPTQVVMIPIGPAKTREQAIACVDGLYDQLKKAGVRVKVDDRQDQSPGWKFNEYEMRGVPIRVELGPRDMENGQVVLVSRITGEKRVVAQSQFVEEVQKLLTETQREMYDRAKRFRDESMTAADTLDELKSFLQKKRGFSLSGWCGSNACEATVKEETGATSRNIPFEPGVHKSTCLVCGEAAKHTVLFGRAY; encoded by the coding sequence ATGTCGAAGGAGAAGCAAGAGAAGCAGTTTGTGAAGGAAATTACGCCGCAGAGCGAGGATTTTTCCCGCTGGTATATTGATACGATCAAGAAGGCGGATCTGATGAGCTACGCGCCGGTGCGCGGCTGCATCGTGTTCAAGCCGGACGGCTATGAGATCTGGGAGCACATACAGCGTGAGCTGGATCGCCGCTTCAAGGAGACAGGTCACCGCAACGCATACTTCCCGCTCTTCATTCCGGAGAGCTTCTTCGAGAAGGAGAAGGAACACGTCGAGGGCTTCAATCCAGAGCTGCCTTGGGTAACCGAGGCTGGCGGAGAGAAGCTCGAGGAGCGACTTGCGATTCGTCCGACGTCCGAGACGATGATCGGTCATATGTACGCGGAATGGATTAACTCGTACCGCGACCTGCCGCTGCTCATTAACCAGTGGGCGAACGTGGTGCGTTGGGAGAAGAAGACGCAGCCGTTCCTACGGACGAGCGAGTTTCTCTGGCAGGAAGGTCATACCGCGCATGAGGATGAGGCAGATGCACGTCGCGAGACGATGCAGATGCTCGAGATCTATAAGGACTTCGCGGAGAACTTCCTGGCGATCCCGGTCATTACCGGACAGAAGACGCCTTCCGAGAAGTTTGCCGGAGCGGTGGACACGTATTCGATCGAAGCGATGATGAAGGATGGCAAGGCGGTACAGGCGGGGACGTCGCACTATCTTGGCACGAACTTCGCTGTAGCCTTCGATATCAAATACTTGGATCGTGATAACCAGCACACGTTCTGCCATACGACGTCCTGGGGCGTTAGCACAAGACTGATCGGTGCGCTCATCATGGTGCATGGTGATGACCGCGGACTTGCGCTTCCTCCGAAGGTCGCTCCGACACAGGTTGTGATGATTCCGATTGGACCAGCGAAGACACGCGAACAAGCGATCGCTTGTGTGGACGGCTTGTATGACCAGCTGAAGAAGGCTGGCGTTCGCGTGAAGGTGGACGACCGTCAAGATCAGAGCCCGGGCTGGAAGTTCAATGAATACGAAATGCGCGGCGTGCCGATTCGCGTAGAGCTCGGTCCGCGTGATATGGAGAACGGCCAAGTGGTGCTCGTATCCAGGATTACGGGGGAGAAGCGTGTCGTTGCGCAGAGCCAATTCGTGGAAGAGGTCCAAAAGCTGTTGACGGAGACACAGCGGGAAATGTATGATCGAGCGAAGAGGTTCCGTGATGAGTCGATGACCGCAGCCGATACGCTGGATGAGCTGAAGTCATTCCTCCAGAAGAAGCGAGGGTTCTCGCTGTCGGGCTGGTGCGGCTCTAATGCATGTGAGGCAACCGTGAAGGAAGAGACCGGCGCAACGAGCCGCAACATTCCGTTCGAGCCAGGAGTGCACAAGTCGACATGCCTCGTCTGCGGTGAAGCGGCGAAGCATACGGTTCTTTTCGGACGAGCTTACTAA
- the rseP gene encoding RIP metalloprotease RseP: MNVLQLILLNVLLFFVLVTVHEWGHFYFARRAGILTREFAIGFGPKVLSFVKGETRYTLRLLPIGGFVRMAGEDPELVQINPGQRIALAIQDDKVTHIYLNDLDSRRDALQGVVEDIDLEHKLFVRVDVDGVLHKFAVHPQAMMVSKDKETQIAPWDRQFGSKTVGQRALAIFAGPLMNFILAIILFISVAFMVGTPLPDRIRIQSTVDSSAAQKAGLMAGDVIIEVNGEKIAGDSKKLTGLIQDSANKPMSWVVERDQQLLTKQVTPVLTADNAIRVGVSLGPDTRPATISEAFQFGWKNMVLYSTLILDGFGKLATLQVDMDELGGPVQIVQFTSEQAAAGWPQYVNWMALMSLYLGLFNLLPVPALDGSRLVFLGLEALRGKPIDPNRESMVHFVGFAMLMLLMIAVTYNDILELIKG, from the coding sequence GTGAACGTACTTCAACTGATTTTACTGAATGTTCTCTTGTTTTTTGTATTGGTGACGGTGCATGAATGGGGTCACTTTTACTTCGCTAGACGTGCAGGCATATTGACACGGGAGTTCGCTATCGGCTTCGGCCCGAAGGTACTCTCATTCGTCAAAGGGGAAACGCGTTATACGTTAAGACTGCTGCCAATTGGCGGCTTCGTTCGCATGGCCGGTGAAGATCCCGAGCTCGTTCAGATCAACCCGGGGCAGCGCATCGCACTGGCGATACAGGACGATAAGGTGACACACATTTACTTGAACGATCTGGACAGCCGACGCGATGCGCTGCAAGGTGTCGTTGAAGATATTGATCTGGAACATAAGCTATTCGTTCGTGTCGATGTCGACGGTGTACTGCATAAGTTCGCTGTCCATCCGCAGGCGATGATGGTTAGTAAGGATAAGGAGACACAGATTGCGCCATGGGATCGTCAGTTCGGCAGCAAGACGGTCGGTCAGCGTGCGCTGGCGATTTTTGCCGGACCGCTGATGAACTTCATCCTTGCGATCATCTTGTTCATCTCTGTTGCGTTCATGGTCGGTACTCCGCTGCCTGATCGGATTCGCATTCAGAGCACCGTAGACAGCTCTGCCGCTCAGAAGGCAGGACTGATGGCAGGAGACGTCATCATCGAAGTGAACGGGGAGAAGATTGCCGGGGACAGCAAGAAGCTGACTGGACTGATCCAAGATTCGGCGAACAAGCCGATGAGCTGGGTCGTTGAACGTGACCAGCAGCTGCTCACGAAGCAGGTGACGCCTGTTCTGACTGCAGACAATGCGATTCGCGTCGGGGTATCGCTTGGTCCGGATACGCGTCCGGCTACGATCTCGGAGGCATTCCAGTTTGGCTGGAAGAACATGGTGCTCTATAGCACGCTCATCCTCGACGGCTTCGGTAAGCTGGCGACGCTGCAGGTGGACATGGATGAGCTGGGCGGGCCGGTGCAGATCGTCCAGTTCACGAGTGAGCAGGCTGCTGCAGGCTGGCCGCAATATGTCAATTGGATGGCTCTCATGAGCTTGTACCTGGGTCTGTTCAACCTATTGCCAGTGCCAGCACTGGATGGAAGCCGACTCGTGTTCCTCGGTCTCGAGGCACTGCGAGGCAAGCCGATTGATCCGAATCGCGAGAGCATGGTCCACTTCGTAGGCTTTGCGATGCTCATGCTGCTCATGATTGCTGTAACATACAATGATATACTCGAACTTATTAAAGGATAA
- a CDS encoding 1-deoxy-D-xylulose-5-phosphate reductoisomerase: protein MKRISILGSTGSIGTQTLDVVSHYPELYQIEALAGGHNKELLLEQTIQFRPKKVSVATKDAAEWLQVRVPSGTTVMYGAEGLVEVAANHDAELVVTALVGSQGLQPTLAALEAGKHIGLANKETLISAGHLVTDLAARKGVQLLPIDSEHSAIFQCLNGENRERIHTITLTASGGSFRDRTRDELAAVTVEDALKHPNWSMGAKITIDSATMVNKGLEVMEAHWLFGLSYDRIHVLIHPESIIHSYVEFVDYSIVAQLGMPDMRVPIQYALTYPDRMSTPSQPLRLAEIGKLHFRELDMERYPCVAMAYECGRTGGTMPTVYNAANEVAVARFLRNEISFLAIEHIIAEVMNRHEVIAAPPLAAILESDRWAREAAASIPSS, encoded by the coding sequence TTGAAAAGAATCAGCATTCTCGGATCGACAGGCTCCATCGGCACCCAAACGTTGGATGTCGTCTCGCATTATCCTGAGCTGTATCAGATCGAGGCATTGGCGGGTGGGCATAACAAGGAGCTGCTGCTGGAGCAGACGATTCAGTTCCGTCCGAAAAAAGTAAGCGTCGCGACGAAGGACGCTGCCGAGTGGCTTCAGGTGCGCGTACCCTCCGGTACAACCGTTATGTATGGTGCGGAGGGACTCGTCGAGGTCGCGGCGAACCATGATGCGGAGCTTGTTGTCACAGCGCTCGTAGGCAGCCAAGGGCTGCAGCCGACGCTTGCAGCGCTCGAGGCGGGCAAGCATATCGGCCTCGCCAATAAGGAGACTCTTATTAGTGCCGGACATCTCGTCACGGACTTGGCCGCGCGCAAGGGGGTGCAGCTACTCCCGATCGACAGCGAGCATTCGGCGATCTTCCAATGCTTGAACGGTGAGAACCGAGAGCGTATACATACGATTACACTTACAGCTTCGGGCGGTTCGTTCCGAGATCGTACGCGAGATGAGCTTGCAGCTGTGACGGTAGAGGATGCGCTGAAGCATCCGAACTGGTCGATGGGCGCTAAGATTACGATCGATTCCGCGACGATGGTGAACAAAGGGCTAGAGGTCATGGAGGCGCATTGGCTGTTTGGGCTGTCTTATGACCGAATCCATGTGCTCATTCATCCCGAAAGCATTATTCATTCGTATGTCGAGTTCGTCGACTACAGCATTGTCGCCCAGCTTGGCATGCCAGATATGCGGGTGCCGATCCAATATGCGCTCACGTATCCGGATCGAATGAGCACTCCGTCACAGCCGCTGAGGCTTGCTGAGATTGGTAAGCTGCACTTCCGTGAGCTGGACATGGAGCGCTACCCTTGTGTTGCGATGGCGTATGAGTGCGGAAGAACCGGTGGTACGATGCCGACCGTGTATAATGCGGCCAATGAAGTAGCTGTCGCCCGTTTCCTACGCAATGAAATCTCGTTCCTTGCGATTGAGCACATCATTGCTGAGGTCATGAACCGCCATGAGGTTATTGCAGCGCCGCCGCTGGCGGCCATTCTGGAGAGCGACCGATGGGCAAGAGAAGCGGCAGCCTCGATTCCGTCATCGTAA
- a CDS encoding phosphatidate cytidylyltransferase: MKQRIVTGIVAGLGFFIMLYLGGYWYAGLIAALALVGYAEFLRMNGLNSNKVIEIIGYAGVLALLYDWQGDVMTSGYLIWVLMFLFLAGTVLSKNKTTIDHVATAFLGMVYVGVGFHYMIETRAIADNGLFWTLLIFLCIWTTDSGAYFTGSKFGKTPLWPTISPKKSVEGALGGTVLSVIVALGFAWLRPELLGYGQAVIVGIVIAIVGQMGDLIQSAYKRVKGIKDSGAILPGHGGVLDRTDSWLIVFPFLHMLSLLPQA; this comes from the coding sequence TTGAAGCAGCGAATCGTCACAGGAATCGTGGCAGGGCTCGGATTTTTCATCATGTTATACCTCGGAGGCTACTGGTATGCGGGGTTGATTGCTGCGCTGGCGCTGGTCGGTTATGCCGAATTTCTTCGGATGAACGGGCTTAATAGCAATAAGGTGATCGAAATTATCGGGTATGCGGGCGTTCTTGCTCTTTTGTACGACTGGCAAGGGGACGTCATGACATCAGGCTATTTGATATGGGTGTTGATGTTTTTGTTCCTGGCAGGAACGGTACTCAGTAAAAACAAGACGACCATCGACCATGTGGCGACCGCCTTTCTCGGTATGGTCTATGTCGGGGTTGGTTTTCATTATATGATCGAAACACGGGCGATCGCCGACAACGGGCTGTTCTGGACGCTTCTGATCTTCCTCTGCATCTGGACGACGGATTCGGGAGCTTACTTCACCGGCTCGAAGTTCGGCAAGACGCCGCTGTGGCCGACCATTAGTCCGAAGAAGTCGGTAGAAGGCGCCCTAGGCGGCACCGTGCTGTCTGTAATCGTTGCGCTGGGATTCGCTTGGCTTCGTCCAGAGCTGCTCGGGTACGGTCAAGCGGTCATCGTCGGCATCGTCATCGCGATTGTCGGACAGATGGGCGACTTGATCCAATCGGCTTATAAGCGGGTGAAGGGCATCAAGGATTCGGGGGCGATATTGCCTGGACACGGCGGTGTGCTCGATCGCACGGACAGCTGGCTGATCGTGTTCCCGTTCCTGCACATGCTCTCCCTGCTCCCACAAGCGTAA
- a CDS encoding isoprenyl transferase: MKPFKKWFGTPTKDEESIFSLDTDNIPNHVAVIMDGNGRWAQKRGLPRVAGHHSGMKNVKKITLAADQIGVQALTLYAFSTENWKRPKDEVEYLMKLPLEFFPKEIDELIANNIRIRITGWPEALPDYTRKSVEDAIRQTEHNTGLILNFALNYGSRKEMISGVQRIAQEAAAGRLRPEDINEELFSQYMLTAPLPDPDLLIRTSGELRISNFMLWQLAYSELYFTELCWPEFNEQHFYMAIQEYQRRARRYGGL; this comes from the coding sequence ATGAAGCCATTCAAAAAATGGTTCGGAACGCCGACCAAGGACGAGGAGAGCATCTTCTCGCTCGATACCGACAATATTCCGAACCATGTCGCCGTCATCATGGACGGTAACGGCCGCTGGGCACAGAAGCGCGGACTTCCGCGTGTCGCTGGACACCATTCGGGCATGAAAAACGTGAAAAAAATAACGTTAGCGGCAGATCAAATCGGCGTTCAGGCGCTGACCTTGTACGCCTTTTCCACTGAAAATTGGAAGCGGCCGAAGGACGAGGTCGAATATTTGATGAAGCTGCCGCTGGAGTTTTTTCCTAAAGAGATCGATGAGCTAATCGCTAACAATATACGAATCCGCATTACAGGCTGGCCGGAGGCGCTGCCAGATTATACGCGGAAGTCGGTAGAGGATGCGATCCGGCAGACCGAGCATAATACCGGTCTTATTCTTAACTTTGCCTTGAACTACGGCAGCCGTAAAGAAATGATTTCGGGAGTACAGCGCATCGCACAAGAAGCAGCGGCCGGTCGACTACGACCCGAGGACATTAATGAAGAGCTATTTTCCCAATATATGCTTACGGCTCCGCTTCCCGATCCGGATTTACTGATTCGAACGAGCGGTGAGCTGCGTATCAGTAACTTTATGCTTTGGCAGCTAGCCTATTCGGAGCTTTATTTTACTGAACTGTGCTGGCCGGAGTTTAATGAACAGCACTTCTACATGGCTATCCAAGAATATCAGCGCCGCGCCAGACGATACGGGGGACTGTAG
- the frr gene encoding ribosome recycling factor has product MPQTIKKNAEERMDKAISSLKKELLTLRAGRATPALLDRIQVEYYGALTPVNQLANINTPDSRTLMIQPWDKGSVSAIEKAIMKSDLGLTPSNDGSSIRIMIPALTEERRAELVKLTKKFGEEAKVAIRNVRRDANDEIKKLEKTAGMSEDESRRHQDDIQKATDKFIAEVDKVLVAKEKEIMEV; this is encoded by the coding sequence ATGCCGCAAACGATAAAGAAAAATGCCGAGGAGCGCATGGACAAAGCGATCTCCTCGCTTAAAAAAGAGCTGCTGACGCTTCGTGCCGGACGGGCGACACCAGCGCTGCTGGACCGCATTCAGGTTGAGTACTACGGGGCGCTAACACCTGTTAACCAGCTAGCTAACATCAACACGCCGGATTCCCGCACACTGATGATTCAGCCTTGGGATAAGGGCTCTGTATCGGCGATTGAGAAGGCAATTATGAAGTCAGACCTCGGCCTTACGCCTTCGAATGATGGCTCGAGCATCCGCATCATGATTCCAGCATTGACTGAAGAGCGTCGTGCGGAGCTGGTGAAGCTGACGAAGAAGTTCGGTGAAGAAGCGAAGGTCGCAATTCGTAACGTGCGTCGTGATGCCAACGACGAGATCAAGAAGCTGGAGAAGACGGCCGGTATGTCTGAGGATGAGTCACGCCGTCATCAGGACGATATTCAGAAGGCAACAGACAAGTTCATCGCCGAGGTAGACAAGGTGCTTGTCGCCAAGGAAAAAGAAATTATGGAAGTGTAA
- the pyrH gene encoding UMP kinase — protein sequence MASPIFKRVILKLSGEALAGQQGYGIDAEVISSIAQQVKDVVDLQVEVAVVVGGGNIWRGIAGSAKGIDRATADYMGMLATVMNSLALQDALETIGVPTRVQSSITMQQVAEPYIRRRAMRHLEKGRVVIFAAGTGNPYFSTDTTAALRAAEIEAEVILMAKNKVDGVYSADPFKDPTAVKFETLTYMEVLNKNLGVMDSTASSLCMDNNIPLIVFSITESGNIKRVVMGEKIGTIVKGSV from the coding sequence GTGGCTAGTCCAATTTTTAAAAGAGTCATCCTGAAGTTAAGCGGCGAAGCGCTAGCAGGGCAGCAAGGCTATGGTATTGATGCCGAAGTGATCAGCTCGATTGCACAGCAGGTGAAGGATGTTGTTGATCTTCAGGTTGAGGTAGCTGTCGTCGTAGGCGGCGGCAACATCTGGAGAGGTATCGCCGGTAGTGCTAAGGGCATTGATCGTGCTACAGCCGATTATATGGGGATGCTGGCTACGGTAATGAATTCGCTCGCTTTGCAGGATGCCCTCGAGACGATCGGCGTACCGACACGTGTGCAGTCGTCGATCACGATGCAGCAGGTTGCAGAGCCTTATATTCGCCGCAGAGCAATGCGTCATCTGGAGAAGGGGCGCGTCGTTATTTTCGCAGCAGGCACAGGCAATCCGTACTTCTCGACCGATACGACAGCTGCGCTGAGAGCTGCTGAGATTGAGGCTGAAGTGATTCTGATGGCCAAAAACAAAGTAGACGGCGTATATTCTGCAGATCCGTTCAAGGACCCGACTGCGGTCAAGTTCGAGACGCTGACCTATATGGAGGTACTGAACAAAAATCTAGGCGTTATGGATTCGACAGCGTCCTCCTTATGTATGGATAACAACATTCCGCTGATTGTATTCTCCATTACCGAAAGCGGCAATATTAAGCGCGTAGTGATGGGTGAGAAGATCGGCACGATCGTAAAAGGGAGTGTGTAA
- the tsf gene encoding translation elongation factor Ts gives MAVSASAVKELREKTGAGMLDCKKALEEANGDLTKASELLREKGLAAAAKKSDRVATEGMIESYIHAGGKIGVLVEVNSETDFVAKNEQFRAFVRDVALHIAASNPKFLRRDEVPQEALDKEREILTNQALNEGKPEKIVEKIVEGRLAKYYEEYCLLEQPFIKDPDKSVEEVLKEKIATIGENLSIRRFVRYELGEGLEKKQENFAEEVMSQVKL, from the coding sequence ATGGCAGTAAGTGCTTCGGCAGTAAAGGAATTGCGTGAGAAAACAGGAGCAGGTATGCTCGATTGCAAAAAAGCGCTGGAAGAGGCGAATGGAGATCTGACGAAAGCGTCTGAGCTTCTTCGTGAGAAGGGCTTGGCTGCTGCAGCGAAGAAGTCCGACCGTGTCGCTACAGAAGGTATGATCGAGTCTTACATTCATGCTGGCGGTAAGATCGGCGTACTCGTTGAAGTAAACTCCGAGACGGACTTCGTAGCAAAGAACGAGCAGTTCAGAGCGTTCGTACGTGACGTTGCGCTTCACATCGCAGCATCGAATCCGAAATTCCTTCGCCGTGATGAAGTTCCTCAAGAGGCGCTTGACAAAGAGCGTGAGATCTTGACGAACCAAGCTCTAAACGAAGGTAAGCCAGAGAAGATCGTTGAAAAAATCGTAGAAGGCCGTCTGGCGAAATACTACGAAGAGTACTGCCTGCTTGAGCAGCCTTTCATCAAGGACCCAGACAAGTCGGTTGAAGAAGTACTGAAGGAAAAGATTGCAACAATCGGCGAGAACTTGTCGATTCGCCGCTTCGTGCGCTACGAGCTCGGAGAAGGTCTTGAGAAGAAGCAAGAAAACTTTGCAGAAGAAGTTATGAGCCAAGTCAAACTGTAA
- the rpsB gene encoding 30S ribosomal protein S2, producing MAVISMKQLLEAGVHFGHQTRRWNPKMDRYIFTERNGIYIIDLQKTVKKVEEAYNFVRSVAEENGTILFVGTKKQAQDSVAEEAERCGMYYINQRWLGGTLTNFSTIQQRINRLHELDRWENDGTFDVLPKKEVIILRKEKDRLEKFLGGIKNMKGLPSALFVIDPRKERIAVAEARKLGIPIVGIVDTNCDPDEIDYVIPGNDDAIRAVKLLTAKIADAVIEAHQGEQTTA from the coding sequence ATGGCAGTAATTTCCATGAAGCAGCTTCTTGAAGCTGGGGTGCACTTCGGTCATCAGACCCGTCGTTGGAACCCGAAAATGGATCGTTACATCTTCACTGAAAGAAACGGAATTTATATTATCGACTTGCAAAAGACGGTAAAGAAGGTTGAAGAGGCGTACAACTTCGTACGTTCCGTTGCTGAAGAGAACGGTACAATCTTGTTCGTAGGTACAAAAAAGCAAGCTCAAGACTCCGTTGCAGAAGAGGCAGAGCGTTGCGGCATGTACTACATCAACCAGCGTTGGCTCGGCGGTACACTGACGAACTTCTCCACAATTCAACAGCGTATTAACCGTCTTCACGAGCTTGACAGATGGGAAAACGACGGCACGTTCGACGTTCTTCCTAAGAAAGAGGTTATCATCCTTCGTAAAGAAAAGGATCGCCTCGAGAAGTTCTTGGGCGGTATTAAAAATATGAAGGGTCTGCCGAGCGCATTGTTCGTCATCGATCCTCGCAAAGAGCGCATCGCAGTTGCAGAAGCGCGCAAGCTTGGTATCCCAATCGTAGGTATCGTTGATACGAACTGCGATCCGGATGAAATCGATTATGTAATCCCAGGTAACGACGATGCAATTCGTGCAGTTAAGCTGTTGACAGCGAAAATTGCAGATGCCGTTATCGAGGCTCATCAAGGCGAACAGACGACAGCTTAA